The following are encoded together in the Lathyrus oleraceus cultivar Zhongwan6 chromosome 3, CAAS_Psat_ZW6_1.0, whole genome shotgun sequence genome:
- the LOC127129721 gene encoding uncharacterized protein LOC127129721, with protein sequence MTSEAFKLKGLSEQVNNDFVIDAGVRLQAHLVIDTEEKARKEAEEKARLEKEQRIREVEEKVVVEVVFAAAAEAEAKAKVEAEEVARIAAEEAAKANADALTQGEQSNSGLAPPVLKILEELQKEQQVVRARLDHQDSVNNNIQNLLTQLLQRMPLPPNP encoded by the coding sequence atgacctctgaagccttcaaactgaaaggtCTCTCTGAACAAGTCAACAACGACTTTGTCATAGACGCTGGAGTAAGGCTACAAGCTCACTTGGTCATAGATACTGAGGAAAAGGCCAGgaaggaagcagaagagaaagctCGCCTGGAAAAAGAGCAACGAATCAGAGAAGTTGAAGAGAAGGTTGTTGTTGAAGTTGTTTTTGcggctgctgctgaagctgaggcaAAAGCTAAAGTCGAAGCTGAAGAAGTAGCACGCATTGCTGCAGAGGAAGCTGCAAAGGCCAACGctgatgctctgactcagggggagcaatCTAACTCTGGTCTCGCCCCTCCGGTACTGAAAATTTTGGAGGAACTGCAAAAGGAACAACAAGTTGTGAGAGCTAGGTTGGATCACCAGGACTCCGTCAACAACAACATTCAGAACCTACTAACTCAactgctccaaaggatgcctctgcctccaaacccttag
- the LOC127132611 gene encoding probable glutamyl endopeptidase, chloroplastic isoform X1, translating into MMRMHKLYHRLTLLSLSSPLSLPSNPSLLPLAPPLPFTLRYRTAANFALMSTSRFSNLAPLAAVSTEDSAGGASNGSVSSSSAADTFNQYEDDSTLGVGYRVPPPVIRDIVDAPPVPALTFSPHRDKIIFLKRRALPPLTELARPEEKLAGIRIDGHCNSRSRMSFYTGLGIHQILPDGTLGPEVEVRGFPEGAKINFVTWSPDARHLSFSIRVNEEDNNTSKLRVWIADVETGNARPLFQSPDVHLNAVFENYVWVDNSTLLVCTIPSTRGAPPKKPLVPGGPKIQSNEMKNVIQVRTYQDLLKDEYDEDLFDYYATSQLVLASLDGTTKNFGPPAVYTSLDPSPDEKYIMINSLHRPYSFIAPCGIFPKKVELWSADGKFIRELCDLPLAEDIPITSNSVRKGMRSINWRADKPSTLYWVETQDGGDAKVEVSPRDIIYSQPAEPLEGEQPVILHKLDLRYGGISWCDDSLAFVYESWFKTRRIRTWVISPGSEDVPPRILFDRSSEDVYSDPGSPMLRRTQAGTYVIAKIKKGGDEGRYILLKGSGATPEGNIPFLDLFDIHTGNKERIWESDKEKYFETVVALMSDQEEGDLQLDRLKILISKESKTENTQYYFVSWPDAKRVKVTNFPHPYPQLASLQKEMIRYQRKDGVQLTATLYLPPGYNPSTDGPLPCLVWSYPGEFKSKDAASQVRGSPNEFAGIGSTSPLLWLAQRFAILSGPTIPIIGEGKEEANDSYVEQLVASAEAAVEEVIRRGVAHPKKIAVGGHSYGAFMTANLLAHAPHLFCCGIARSGAYNRTLTPFGFQNEDRTLWEATNTYVEMSPFMSASKIKKPILLIHGEEDNNPGTLTMQSDRFFSALKGHGALCRLVILPYESHGYSSRESIMHVLWETGRWLHKYCVSNTSDAGEDHPSTVKDNISKGTIDAESKVAAASGGGSKEECDLEHEESHSLPRSSLWFSKSYIH; encoded by the exons ATGATGCGGATGCATAAACTCTACCATCGGCTCACTCTCCTCTCTTTATCTTCGCCACTATCTCTCCCTTCCAATCCTTCTCTTCTTCCTCTCGCACCTCCCCTCCCCTTCACTCTCCGTTACAGAACCGCCGCCAACTTCGCCCTTATGTCCACCTCGCGGTTTAGCAATTTAGCACCTCTCGCTGCTGTGTCCACCGAAGATAGCGCCGGCGGAGCCTCCAACGGCTCCGTTTCCTCCTCTTCCGCCGCCGATACTTTCAATCAATACGAAG ATGATTCAACTCTAGGAGTAGGGTATCGTGTTCCTCCACCGGTGATCCGGGACATCGTTGATGCTCCCCCTGTTCCTGCATTGACATTTTCACCACATAGAGACAAAATAATTTTTCTTAAGCGAAGAGCTTTACCTCCACTGACTGAATTAGCCAGACCGGAGGAAAAGTTGGCCGGTATACGCATTGATGGACACTGCAATTCAAGGAGTCGTATGTCATTCTACACCGGTTTAGGGATCCATCAAATTCTTCCTGATGGTACATTAGGACCAGAGGTTGAGGTGCGTGGTTTCCCTGAAGGCGCGAAGATAAATTTTGTTACTTGGTCTCCTGATGCTCGCCATTTGTCCTTCAGCATTCGTGTGAACGAGGAAGACAATAATACTAGTAAACTCAGAGTATGGATTGCAGATGTGGAAACAGGGAATGCTAGACCTTTGTTTCAGTCTCCTGATGTACATTTGAATGCAGTTTTTGAGAACTATGTTTGGGTAGATAACTCTACGCTGTTAGTTTGCACCATTCCATCAACTCGTGGAGCTCCACCGAAGAAACCTTTGGTTCCTGGGGGGCCAAAAATTCAATCTAATGAAATGAAAAACGTTATTCAAGTAAGAACGTACCAGGATTTGCTGAAGGATGAATATGATGAAGATTTATTTGATTACTATGCAACATCTCAGCTTGTTTTAGCATCTTTGGATGGTACCACAAAGAATTTTGGACCACCAGCTGTTTATACCTCTCTGGACCCTTCTCCAGATGAGAAGTACATTATGATTAATTCACTGCACAGGCCATACTCTTTTATTGCACCTTGTGGAATATTTCCAAAGAAGGTAGAGTTATGGAGCGCTGATGGAAAATTTATCAGGGAGCTTTGTGATTTGCCGCTTGCCGAAGACATACCAATTACATCCAATAGTGTGCGAAAAGGGATGCGTTCTATTAATTGGAGAGCTGATAAACCATCAACACTTTACTG GGTAGAAACTCAAGATGGGGGTGATGCAAAAGTGGAAGTTTCTCCTCGTGATATAATCTACTCACAACCTGCTGAACCACTAGAAGGTGAACAACCGGTGATATTACACAAGCTTGATCTCCGCTATGG AGGAATTTCTTGGTGTGATGATTCGTTAGCTTTTGTATACGAATCTTGGTTTAAAACAAGGCGAATAAGAACATGGGTAATTTCTCCTGGATCTGAAGATGTGCCTCCTCGCATCCTATTCGATCGATCTTCAGAAGATGTGTACTCTGATCCTGGCTCTCCCATGTTGAGGAGAACCCAAGCTGGAACATATGTTATTGCCAAGATAAAGAAGGGGGGTGACGAAGGAAGATATATCTTACTGAAGGGAAGTGGTGCAACACCAGAAGGGAACATTCCATTCCTTGATCTGTTTGACAT ACATACAGGTAATAAAGAACGAATCTGGGAGAGTGATAAGGAAAAGTATTTTGAGACTGTTGTTGCTCTAATGTCTGATCAAGAAGAAGGGGATTTACAGTTAGATAGGCTGAAAATACTGATTTCAAAAGAGTCAAAAACAGAGAACACCCAATATTATTTTGTTAGCTGGCCAGATGCAAAAAGAGTTAAGGTTACAAATTTCCCTCATCCATACCCTCAGCTTGCATCATTGCAGAAAGAGATGATCAGGTATCAAAGAAAAGACGGGGTTCAGCTTACTGCTACATTATACTTGCCACCTGGTTACAATCCATCAACAGACGGTCCTTTGCCGTGTTTGGTTTGGTCTTACCCTGGAGAATTTAAGAGCAAAGATGCTGCTAGCCAAGTTCGTGGTTCTCCAAATGAGTTTGCTGGGATCGGTTCCACATCACCCCTTCTTTGGCTGGCTCAAAG GTTTGCAATTCTATCTGGACCAACCATTCCTATTATCGGTGAGGGTAAAGAAGAGGCAAACGATAG CTATGTAGAGCAACTAGTTGCAAGTGCAGAGGCTGCCGTGGAAGAAGTTATCCGGCGTGGG GTAGCTCATCCAAAGAAAATAGCTGTTGGTGGACATTCCTATGGTGCGTTCATGACTGCCAACCTCCTAGCACACGCCCCTCATCTCTTTTGTTGTGGAATTGCTCGTTCTGGTGCTTACAATAGAACGCTTACTCCTTTTGGTTTTCAG AATGAAGATAGAACTCTCTGGGAGGCCACTAATACCTATGTCGAGATGAGTCCCTTCATGTCCGCAAGTAAAATTAAGAAGCCTATCTTGCTTATACATGGGGAAGAGGATAATAATCCAGGAACATTAACCATGCAG TCAGACAGGTTTTTCAGCGCTCTGAAGGGTCACGGTGCTCTTTGTCGACTGGTGATTCTACCTTATGAAAGCCATGGTTATTCTTCCAGAGAAAGCATCATGCATGTCCTTTGGGAAACAGGTAGATGGCTGCATAAATACTGTGTGTCAAATACTTCCGATGCAGGTGAAGACCATCCCAGTACAGTCAAAGACAATATTAGCAAAGGGACTATAGATGCTGAAAGCAAAGTGGCTGCAGCCAGTGGAGGTGGCAGCAAAGAAGAATGTGATCTCGAGCATGAAGAATCTCATTCTCTGCCAAGATCTTCCTTGTG GTTTTCCAAATCATACATTCATTGA
- the LOC127132611 gene encoding probable glutamyl endopeptidase, chloroplastic isoform X2 → MMRMHKLYHRLTLLSLSSPLSLPSNPSLLPLAPPLPFTLRYRTAANFALMSTSRFSNLAPLAAVSTEDSAGGASNGSVSSSSAADTFNQYEDDSTLGVGYRVPPPVIRDIVDAPPVPALTFSPHRDKIIFLKRRALPPLTELARPEEKLAGIRIDGHCNSRSRMSFYTGLGIHQILPDGTLGPEVEVRGFPEGAKINFVTWSPDARHLSFSIRVNEEDNNTSKLRVWIADVETGNARPLFQSPDVHLNAVFENYVWVDNSTLLVCTIPSTRGAPPKKPLVPGGPKIQSNEMKNVIQVRTYQDLLKDEYDEDLFDYYATSQLVLASLDGTTKNFGPPAVYTSLDPSPDEKYIMINSLHRPYSFIAPCGIFPKKVELWSADGKFIRELCDLPLAEDIPITSNSVRKGMRSINWRADKPSTLYWVETQDGGDAKVEVSPRDIIYSQPAEPLEGEQPVILHKLDLRYGGISWCDDSLAFVYESWFKTRRIRTWVISPGSEDVPPRILFDRSSEDVYSDPGSPMLRRTQAGTYVIAKIKKGGDEGRYILLKGSGATPEGNIPFLDLFDIHTGNKERIWESDKEKYFETVVALMSDQEEGDLQLDRLKILISKESKTENTQYYFVSWPDAKRVKVTNFPHPYPQLASLQKEMIRYQRKDGVQLTATLYLPPGYNPSTDGPLPCLVWSYPGEFKSKDAASQVRGSPNEFAGIGSTSPLLWLAQRFAILSGPTIPIIGEGKEEANDSYVEQLVASAEAAVEEVIRRGVAHPKKIAVGGHSYGAFMTANLLAHAPHLFCCGIARSGAYNRTLTPFGFQNEDRTLWEATNTYVEMSPFMSASKIKKPILLIHGEEDNNPGTLTMQSDRFFSALKGHGALCRLVILPYESHGYSSRESIMHVLWETGRWLHKYCVSNTSDAGEDHPSTVKDNISKGTIDAESKVAAASGGGSKEECDLEHEESHSLPRSSL, encoded by the exons ATGATGCGGATGCATAAACTCTACCATCGGCTCACTCTCCTCTCTTTATCTTCGCCACTATCTCTCCCTTCCAATCCTTCTCTTCTTCCTCTCGCACCTCCCCTCCCCTTCACTCTCCGTTACAGAACCGCCGCCAACTTCGCCCTTATGTCCACCTCGCGGTTTAGCAATTTAGCACCTCTCGCTGCTGTGTCCACCGAAGATAGCGCCGGCGGAGCCTCCAACGGCTCCGTTTCCTCCTCTTCCGCCGCCGATACTTTCAATCAATACGAAG ATGATTCAACTCTAGGAGTAGGGTATCGTGTTCCTCCACCGGTGATCCGGGACATCGTTGATGCTCCCCCTGTTCCTGCATTGACATTTTCACCACATAGAGACAAAATAATTTTTCTTAAGCGAAGAGCTTTACCTCCACTGACTGAATTAGCCAGACCGGAGGAAAAGTTGGCCGGTATACGCATTGATGGACACTGCAATTCAAGGAGTCGTATGTCATTCTACACCGGTTTAGGGATCCATCAAATTCTTCCTGATGGTACATTAGGACCAGAGGTTGAGGTGCGTGGTTTCCCTGAAGGCGCGAAGATAAATTTTGTTACTTGGTCTCCTGATGCTCGCCATTTGTCCTTCAGCATTCGTGTGAACGAGGAAGACAATAATACTAGTAAACTCAGAGTATGGATTGCAGATGTGGAAACAGGGAATGCTAGACCTTTGTTTCAGTCTCCTGATGTACATTTGAATGCAGTTTTTGAGAACTATGTTTGGGTAGATAACTCTACGCTGTTAGTTTGCACCATTCCATCAACTCGTGGAGCTCCACCGAAGAAACCTTTGGTTCCTGGGGGGCCAAAAATTCAATCTAATGAAATGAAAAACGTTATTCAAGTAAGAACGTACCAGGATTTGCTGAAGGATGAATATGATGAAGATTTATTTGATTACTATGCAACATCTCAGCTTGTTTTAGCATCTTTGGATGGTACCACAAAGAATTTTGGACCACCAGCTGTTTATACCTCTCTGGACCCTTCTCCAGATGAGAAGTACATTATGATTAATTCACTGCACAGGCCATACTCTTTTATTGCACCTTGTGGAATATTTCCAAAGAAGGTAGAGTTATGGAGCGCTGATGGAAAATTTATCAGGGAGCTTTGTGATTTGCCGCTTGCCGAAGACATACCAATTACATCCAATAGTGTGCGAAAAGGGATGCGTTCTATTAATTGGAGAGCTGATAAACCATCAACACTTTACTG GGTAGAAACTCAAGATGGGGGTGATGCAAAAGTGGAAGTTTCTCCTCGTGATATAATCTACTCACAACCTGCTGAACCACTAGAAGGTGAACAACCGGTGATATTACACAAGCTTGATCTCCGCTATGG AGGAATTTCTTGGTGTGATGATTCGTTAGCTTTTGTATACGAATCTTGGTTTAAAACAAGGCGAATAAGAACATGGGTAATTTCTCCTGGATCTGAAGATGTGCCTCCTCGCATCCTATTCGATCGATCTTCAGAAGATGTGTACTCTGATCCTGGCTCTCCCATGTTGAGGAGAACCCAAGCTGGAACATATGTTATTGCCAAGATAAAGAAGGGGGGTGACGAAGGAAGATATATCTTACTGAAGGGAAGTGGTGCAACACCAGAAGGGAACATTCCATTCCTTGATCTGTTTGACAT ACATACAGGTAATAAAGAACGAATCTGGGAGAGTGATAAGGAAAAGTATTTTGAGACTGTTGTTGCTCTAATGTCTGATCAAGAAGAAGGGGATTTACAGTTAGATAGGCTGAAAATACTGATTTCAAAAGAGTCAAAAACAGAGAACACCCAATATTATTTTGTTAGCTGGCCAGATGCAAAAAGAGTTAAGGTTACAAATTTCCCTCATCCATACCCTCAGCTTGCATCATTGCAGAAAGAGATGATCAGGTATCAAAGAAAAGACGGGGTTCAGCTTACTGCTACATTATACTTGCCACCTGGTTACAATCCATCAACAGACGGTCCTTTGCCGTGTTTGGTTTGGTCTTACCCTGGAGAATTTAAGAGCAAAGATGCTGCTAGCCAAGTTCGTGGTTCTCCAAATGAGTTTGCTGGGATCGGTTCCACATCACCCCTTCTTTGGCTGGCTCAAAG GTTTGCAATTCTATCTGGACCAACCATTCCTATTATCGGTGAGGGTAAAGAAGAGGCAAACGATAG CTATGTAGAGCAACTAGTTGCAAGTGCAGAGGCTGCCGTGGAAGAAGTTATCCGGCGTGGG GTAGCTCATCCAAAGAAAATAGCTGTTGGTGGACATTCCTATGGTGCGTTCATGACTGCCAACCTCCTAGCACACGCCCCTCATCTCTTTTGTTGTGGAATTGCTCGTTCTGGTGCTTACAATAGAACGCTTACTCCTTTTGGTTTTCAG AATGAAGATAGAACTCTCTGGGAGGCCACTAATACCTATGTCGAGATGAGTCCCTTCATGTCCGCAAGTAAAATTAAGAAGCCTATCTTGCTTATACATGGGGAAGAGGATAATAATCCAGGAACATTAACCATGCAG TCAGACAGGTTTTTCAGCGCTCTGAAGGGTCACGGTGCTCTTTGTCGACTGGTGATTCTACCTTATGAAAGCCATGGTTATTCTTCCAGAGAAAGCATCATGCATGTCCTTTGGGAAACAGGTAGATGGCTGCATAAATACTGTGTGTCAAATACTTCCGATGCAGGTGAAGACCATCCCAGTACAGTCAAAGACAATATTAGCAAAGGGACTATAGATGCTGAAAGCAAAGTGGCTGCAGCCAGTGGAGGTGGCAGCAAAGAAGAATGTGATCTCGAGCATGAAGAATCTCATTCTCTGCCAAGATCTTCCTTGTG A